The Dermochelys coriacea isolate rDerCor1 chromosome 12, rDerCor1.pri.v4, whole genome shotgun sequence genome has a window encoding:
- the IRX6 gene encoding iroquois-class homeodomain protein IRX-6 isoform X4 → MSFSQFGYPYSTTSQFFVSASPSTTCCETASRSVSDVCSGSAQAATICCPSYENRLLASTRTELNAALGMCSSPYSAAAASQGYANYLPYSTDPSTLYTTLNPQYEIKDGTSSLHSGIAQPAAFYPYDHSLGQYQYDRYGTVDLSGSARRKNATRETTSTLKTWLYEHRKNPYPTKGEKIMLAIITKMTLTQVSTWFANARRRLKKENKMTWSPKNKTGEERKDENKREEEEHGTENEGKAGQKSFKEEKKLRLRPLDDLDEDEQDKIENVRKTAPKVSSALAESEKRDCTSVTPPSHFHTLPCSKTMPVAGGDFLETVGQKAANAVGTISQGQQYETPDKPRIWSLAHTAGAHVVVAPPHTEPRTVSPDCLLGRGRRSGSGRCPEASPLASLRAQPIADSALEELPQATKICRNSTFNLQSIQLSCAPYPVLGETCQYSSGAEGKFLPGPTTILVSPALM, encoded by the exons ATGTCCTTCTCTCAGTTTGGATATCCCTACAGCACCACTTCGCAG TTTTTTGTGTCTGCCAGCCCCAGTACGACTTGTTGTGAAACTGCCTCCAGATCCGTGTCGGATGTTTGCTCTGGATCTGCCCAGGCGGCTACGATTTGCTGTCCCTCGTACGAAAACAGGCTGCTGGCCAGCACCCGGACCGAACTCAATGCAGCTCTGGGGATGTGCAGCTCTCCCTATTCAGCAGCCGCAGCGAGCCAGGGTTATGCCAACTACCTTCCTTACAGCACAGACCCATCTACTCTTTACACCACACTG AACCCACAGTATGAAATTAAGGATGGCACGAGCAGTTTGCACTCGGGAATCGCACAGCCTGCTGCCTTCTACCCCTACGATCATTCCTTAGGGCAGTACCAGTACGACAG GTATGGGACAGTGGATTTGAGTGGCTCAGCCAGGCGCAAAAATGCAACTCGAGAGACAACCAGCACCCTTAAGACCTGGCTGTACGAACACAGAAAAAACCCTTATCCCACCAAAGGGGAGAAAATCATGCTGGCCATCATCACCAAAATGACTCTCACTCAAGTGTCCACTTGGTTTGCTAACGCCAGACGAAGGctcaagaaggaaaacaaaatgaccTGGTCTCCCAAGAACAAaacaggggaagagagaaaagatgaaaacaaaagggaggaagaggagcatgGCACCGAAAATGAAGGCAAag CAGGTCAGAAAAGcttcaaggaagaaaagaaattgaGACTAAGACCCCTGGACGATTTAGACGAGGATGAACAAGACAAGATAGAAAACGTCCGAAAGACTGCACCGAAAGTCAGCAGTGCTTTGGCGGAGTCTGAAAAGAGAGACTGCACCAGCGTGACCCCACCTAGCCATTTTCACACTCTCCCCTGTAGCAAAACCATGCCGGTGGCAGGAGGAGACTTCTTAGAGACCGTGGGGCAAAAGGCAGCCAACGCGGTGGGCACCATTAGTCAAGGGCAGCAATACGAAACCCCAGACAAGCCCCGAATCTGGTCGTTAGCTCACACAGCCGGGGCCCACGTTGTGGTTGCCCCCCCGCACACCGAGCCAAGGACCGTGAGCCCTGACTGtttgctgggcagggggaggcgcTCTGGGTCGGGACGCTGCCCTGAGGCCAGCCCCCTGgccagtctcagagcccagcCCATTGCGGACAGTGCGCTCGAAGAACTACCCCAGGCCACCAAGATTTGTAGAAACTCCACTTTCAATCTGCAGTCTATCCAACTAAGCTGTGCTCCCTATCCTGTCCTGGGGGAGACGTGCCAGTATTCTTCAGGAGCTGAAG GGAAATTTCTCCCAGGACCCACAACTATTCTA GTTAGCCCAGCACTTATGTGA
- the IRX6 gene encoding iroquois-class homeodomain protein IRX-6 isoform X3 produces MSFSQFGYPYSTTSQFFVSASPSTTCCETASRSVSDVCSGSAQAATICCPSYENRLLASTRTELNAALGMCSSPYSAAAASQGYANYLPYSTDPSTLYTTLNPQYEIKDGTSSLHSGIAQPAAFYPYDHSLGQYQYDRYGTVDLSGSARRKNATRETTSTLKTWLYEHRKNPYPTKGEKIMLAIITKMTLTQVSTWFANARRRLKKENKMTWSPKNKTGEERKDENKREEEEHGTENEGKAGQKSFKEEKKLRLRPLDDLDEDEQDKIENVRKTAPKVSSALAESEKRDCTSVTPPSHFHTLPCSKTMPVAGGDFLETVGQKAANAVGTISQGQQYETPDKPRIWSLAHTAGAHVVVAPPHTEPRTVSPDCLLGRGRRSGSGRCPEASPLASLRAQPIADSALEELPQATKICRNSTFNLQSIQLSCAPYPVLGETCQYSSGAEGKFLPGPTTILQVSPALM; encoded by the exons ATGTCCTTCTCTCAGTTTGGATATCCCTACAGCACCACTTCGCAG TTTTTTGTGTCTGCCAGCCCCAGTACGACTTGTTGTGAAACTGCCTCCAGATCCGTGTCGGATGTTTGCTCTGGATCTGCCCAGGCGGCTACGATTTGCTGTCCCTCGTACGAAAACAGGCTGCTGGCCAGCACCCGGACCGAACTCAATGCAGCTCTGGGGATGTGCAGCTCTCCCTATTCAGCAGCCGCAGCGAGCCAGGGTTATGCCAACTACCTTCCTTACAGCACAGACCCATCTACTCTTTACACCACACTG AACCCACAGTATGAAATTAAGGATGGCACGAGCAGTTTGCACTCGGGAATCGCACAGCCTGCTGCCTTCTACCCCTACGATCATTCCTTAGGGCAGTACCAGTACGACAG GTATGGGACAGTGGATTTGAGTGGCTCAGCCAGGCGCAAAAATGCAACTCGAGAGACAACCAGCACCCTTAAGACCTGGCTGTACGAACACAGAAAAAACCCTTATCCCACCAAAGGGGAGAAAATCATGCTGGCCATCATCACCAAAATGACTCTCACTCAAGTGTCCACTTGGTTTGCTAACGCCAGACGAAGGctcaagaaggaaaacaaaatgaccTGGTCTCCCAAGAACAAaacaggggaagagagaaaagatgaaaacaaaagggaggaagaggagcatgGCACCGAAAATGAAGGCAAag CAGGTCAGAAAAGcttcaaggaagaaaagaaattgaGACTAAGACCCCTGGACGATTTAGACGAGGATGAACAAGACAAGATAGAAAACGTCCGAAAGACTGCACCGAAAGTCAGCAGTGCTTTGGCGGAGTCTGAAAAGAGAGACTGCACCAGCGTGACCCCACCTAGCCATTTTCACACTCTCCCCTGTAGCAAAACCATGCCGGTGGCAGGAGGAGACTTCTTAGAGACCGTGGGGCAAAAGGCAGCCAACGCGGTGGGCACCATTAGTCAAGGGCAGCAATACGAAACCCCAGACAAGCCCCGAATCTGGTCGTTAGCTCACACAGCCGGGGCCCACGTTGTGGTTGCCCCCCCGCACACCGAGCCAAGGACCGTGAGCCCTGACTGtttgctgggcagggggaggcgcTCTGGGTCGGGACGCTGCCCTGAGGCCAGCCCCCTGgccagtctcagagcccagcCCATTGCGGACAGTGCGCTCGAAGAACTACCCCAGGCCACCAAGATTTGTAGAAACTCCACTTTCAATCTGCAGTCTATCCAACTAAGCTGTGCTCCCTATCCTGTCCTGGGGGAGACGTGCCAGTATTCTTCAGGAGCTGAAG GGAAATTTCTCCCAGGACCCACAACTATTCTA CAGGTTAGCCCAGCACTTATGTGA
- the IRX6 gene encoding iroquois-class homeodomain protein IRX-6 isoform X2, with translation MSFSQFGYPYSTTSQFFVSASPSTTCCETASRSVSDVCSGSAQAATICCPSYENRLLASTRTELNAALGMCSSPYSAAAASQGYANYLPYSTDPSTLYTTLNPQYEIKDGTSSLHSGIAQPAAFYPYDHSLGQYQYDRYGTVDLSGSARRKNATRETTSTLKTWLYEHRKNPYPTKGEKIMLAIITKMTLTQVSTWFANARRRLKKENKMTWSPKNKTGEERKDENKREEEEHGTENEGKGQKSFKEEKKLRLRPLDDLDEDEQDKIENVRKTAPKVSSALAESEKRDCTSVTPPSHFHTLPCSKTMPVAGGDFLETVGQKAANAVGTISQGQQYETPDKPRIWSLAHTAGAHVVVAPPHTEPRTVSPDCLLGRGRRSGSGRCPEASPLASLRAQPIADSALEELPQATKICRNSTFNLQSIQLSCAPYPVLGETCQYSSGAEGFGRNVKPSQGAIDLSEGCVVQHKDKLRTAFRPVLKR, from the exons ATGTCCTTCTCTCAGTTTGGATATCCCTACAGCACCACTTCGCAG TTTTTTGTGTCTGCCAGCCCCAGTACGACTTGTTGTGAAACTGCCTCCAGATCCGTGTCGGATGTTTGCTCTGGATCTGCCCAGGCGGCTACGATTTGCTGTCCCTCGTACGAAAACAGGCTGCTGGCCAGCACCCGGACCGAACTCAATGCAGCTCTGGGGATGTGCAGCTCTCCCTATTCAGCAGCCGCAGCGAGCCAGGGTTATGCCAACTACCTTCCTTACAGCACAGACCCATCTACTCTTTACACCACACTG AACCCACAGTATGAAATTAAGGATGGCACGAGCAGTTTGCACTCGGGAATCGCACAGCCTGCTGCCTTCTACCCCTACGATCATTCCTTAGGGCAGTACCAGTACGACAG GTATGGGACAGTGGATTTGAGTGGCTCAGCCAGGCGCAAAAATGCAACTCGAGAGACAACCAGCACCCTTAAGACCTGGCTGTACGAACACAGAAAAAACCCTTATCCCACCAAAGGGGAGAAAATCATGCTGGCCATCATCACCAAAATGACTCTCACTCAAGTGTCCACTTGGTTTGCTAACGCCAGACGAAGGctcaagaaggaaaacaaaatgaccTGGTCTCCCAAGAACAAaacaggggaagagagaaaagatgaaaacaaaagggaggaagaggagcatgGCACCGAAAATGAAGGCAAag GTCAGAAAAGcttcaaggaagaaaagaaattgaGACTAAGACCCCTGGACGATTTAGACGAGGATGAACAAGACAAGATAGAAAACGTCCGAAAGACTGCACCGAAAGTCAGCAGTGCTTTGGCGGAGTCTGAAAAGAGAGACTGCACCAGCGTGACCCCACCTAGCCATTTTCACACTCTCCCCTGTAGCAAAACCATGCCGGTGGCAGGAGGAGACTTCTTAGAGACCGTGGGGCAAAAGGCAGCCAACGCGGTGGGCACCATTAGTCAAGGGCAGCAATACGAAACCCCAGACAAGCCCCGAATCTGGTCGTTAGCTCACACAGCCGGGGCCCACGTTGTGGTTGCCCCCCCGCACACCGAGCCAAGGACCGTGAGCCCTGACTGtttgctgggcagggggaggcgcTCTGGGTCGGGACGCTGCCCTGAGGCCAGCCCCCTGgccagtctcagagcccagcCCATTGCGGACAGTGCGCTCGAAGAACTACCCCAGGCCACCAAGATTTGTAGAAACTCCACTTTCAATCTGCAGTCTATCCAACTAAGCTGTGCTCCCTATCCTGTCCTGGGGGAGACGTGCCAGTATTCTTCAGGAGCTGAAG GGTTTGGGAGAAATGTGAAACCCAGCCAAGGAGCCATAGATCTCAGTGAAGGTTGTGTAGTGCAGCATAAAGATAAACTGAGAACAGCTTTTAGGCCAGTGCTGAAGAGGTGA
- the IRX6 gene encoding iroquois-class homeodomain protein IRX-6 isoform X1, which yields MSFSQFGYPYSTTSQFFVSASPSTTCCETASRSVSDVCSGSAQAATICCPSYENRLLASTRTELNAALGMCSSPYSAAAASQGYANYLPYSTDPSTLYTTLNPQYEIKDGTSSLHSGIAQPAAFYPYDHSLGQYQYDRYGTVDLSGSARRKNATRETTSTLKTWLYEHRKNPYPTKGEKIMLAIITKMTLTQVSTWFANARRRLKKENKMTWSPKNKTGEERKDENKREEEEHGTENEGKAGQKSFKEEKKLRLRPLDDLDEDEQDKIENVRKTAPKVSSALAESEKRDCTSVTPPSHFHTLPCSKTMPVAGGDFLETVGQKAANAVGTISQGQQYETPDKPRIWSLAHTAGAHVVVAPPHTEPRTVSPDCLLGRGRRSGSGRCPEASPLASLRAQPIADSALEELPQATKICRNSTFNLQSIQLSCAPYPVLGETCQYSSGAEGFGRNVKPSQGAIDLSEGCVVQHKDKLRTAFRPVLKR from the exons ATGTCCTTCTCTCAGTTTGGATATCCCTACAGCACCACTTCGCAG TTTTTTGTGTCTGCCAGCCCCAGTACGACTTGTTGTGAAACTGCCTCCAGATCCGTGTCGGATGTTTGCTCTGGATCTGCCCAGGCGGCTACGATTTGCTGTCCCTCGTACGAAAACAGGCTGCTGGCCAGCACCCGGACCGAACTCAATGCAGCTCTGGGGATGTGCAGCTCTCCCTATTCAGCAGCCGCAGCGAGCCAGGGTTATGCCAACTACCTTCCTTACAGCACAGACCCATCTACTCTTTACACCACACTG AACCCACAGTATGAAATTAAGGATGGCACGAGCAGTTTGCACTCGGGAATCGCACAGCCTGCTGCCTTCTACCCCTACGATCATTCCTTAGGGCAGTACCAGTACGACAG GTATGGGACAGTGGATTTGAGTGGCTCAGCCAGGCGCAAAAATGCAACTCGAGAGACAACCAGCACCCTTAAGACCTGGCTGTACGAACACAGAAAAAACCCTTATCCCACCAAAGGGGAGAAAATCATGCTGGCCATCATCACCAAAATGACTCTCACTCAAGTGTCCACTTGGTTTGCTAACGCCAGACGAAGGctcaagaaggaaaacaaaatgaccTGGTCTCCCAAGAACAAaacaggggaagagagaaaagatgaaaacaaaagggaggaagaggagcatgGCACCGAAAATGAAGGCAAag CAGGTCAGAAAAGcttcaaggaagaaaagaaattgaGACTAAGACCCCTGGACGATTTAGACGAGGATGAACAAGACAAGATAGAAAACGTCCGAAAGACTGCACCGAAAGTCAGCAGTGCTTTGGCGGAGTCTGAAAAGAGAGACTGCACCAGCGTGACCCCACCTAGCCATTTTCACACTCTCCCCTGTAGCAAAACCATGCCGGTGGCAGGAGGAGACTTCTTAGAGACCGTGGGGCAAAAGGCAGCCAACGCGGTGGGCACCATTAGTCAAGGGCAGCAATACGAAACCCCAGACAAGCCCCGAATCTGGTCGTTAGCTCACACAGCCGGGGCCCACGTTGTGGTTGCCCCCCCGCACACCGAGCCAAGGACCGTGAGCCCTGACTGtttgctgggcagggggaggcgcTCTGGGTCGGGACGCTGCCCTGAGGCCAGCCCCCTGgccagtctcagagcccagcCCATTGCGGACAGTGCGCTCGAAGAACTACCCCAGGCCACCAAGATTTGTAGAAACTCCACTTTCAATCTGCAGTCTATCCAACTAAGCTGTGCTCCCTATCCTGTCCTGGGGGAGACGTGCCAGTATTCTTCAGGAGCTGAAG GGTTTGGGAGAAATGTGAAACCCAGCCAAGGAGCCATAGATCTCAGTGAAGGTTGTGTAGTGCAGCATAAAGATAAACTGAGAACAGCTTTTAGGCCAGTGCTGAAGAGGTGA